In Neoarius graeffei isolate fNeoGra1 chromosome 17, fNeoGra1.pri, whole genome shotgun sequence, a single window of DNA contains:
- the LOC132901148 gene encoding olfactory receptor 4B13-like produces MVNSTHFTTIILTGYFEVGQTNYIYFSLLILLYITIILANSLLIAVIYVERSLHEPMYILLCCLSLNELYGSAAFFPFILTNILTTFHEITIASCYVQIFCLYTYANVEFGSLTIMSYDRYMAICYPLLYSSIMTCNRVCILIVLVWVVSFLRFMINIFLSLRLELCGNIIEKVWCDNYLLVKLACSDTSVNNIYGIIGATVTIVLPLIIILYSYMKILRVCLNSSVETTQKAMSTCAPHLVSLLNFSLGCSFEIFSSRFDKIYMPPVLRVIISVYFVICPPLLNPIMYGIKLSKIKMAFKKRF; encoded by the coding sequence ATGGTAAATTCAACACATTTCACTACTATTATACTGACTGGTTACTTTGAGGTAGGACAGACTAACTacatttatttttctcttttgaTACTATTGTACATAACAATCATATTAGCAAATTCACTACTTATTGCTGTAATTTATGTAGAGAGATCCCTACATGAACCCATGTATATTTTactttgttgtttgtctctgaatGAATTATATGGCAGTGCTGCATTTTTCCCCTTTATTTTAACCAATATATTAACCACATTTCATGAAATTACAATTGCTTCTTGTTATGTACAGATATTTTGTCTGTACACATATGCAAATGTGGAATTTGGAAGTTTAACAATTATGTCTTATGACAGGTATATGGCTATCTGTTATCCTTTACTATATAGCAGTATAATGACTTGTAATAGGGTATGCATATTGATTGTACTGGTTTGGGTTGTATCTTTTTTAAGGTTCATGATAAACATTTTTTTAAGTTTACGCTTAGAGCTATGTGGAAATATAATAGAGAAAGTGTGGTGTGACAATTATCTTCTTGTGAAACTTGCTTGCTCTGACACCAGTGTGAATAACATTTATGGTATAATTGGTGCCACAGTCACTATAGTTCTTCCCTTAATAATTATTTTATATTCATACATGAAAATATTGAGAGTTTGCTTAAATTCCTCTGTAGAGACTACTCAAAAGGCCATGAGCACCTGTGCACCACACCTTGTTTCACTCTTAAATTTCTCTCTTGGCTGTTCATTTGAGATTTTCTCAAGTAGATTTGATAAGATATACATGCCTCCTGTGTTGCGTGTGATAATTTCAGTATATTTTGTCATCTGTCCACCACTACTTAATCCTATTATGTATGGTATAAAGTTGTCTAAGATAAAGATGGCTTTTAAAAAACGTTTTTAA